A region of the Aethina tumida isolate Nest 87 chromosome 3, icAetTumi1.1, whole genome shotgun sequence genome:
GTTTAACAGGCAAATTCTCCTTCTCTAAAATGTCACCAGAATCGACTTGCCAAATGTCAGAGGCAGCATCGCAGTTACACCACTTGGTGGGATCGATACAGGTGCCCGATATACCACACTCGCATTTCCTGGATCCCGGCAAAGCTCCACCCCAATAATCCATTTTCTGGTTGTGCCTGGACACCCACCAGGAGAACGGATGGAAGTTGCCCTCCTCAGATGGCGAGTTCAAGAGTCGGGCGTTCTTGCAGGCGTACTGAATGTGTTGTTTGCAAGTGGTGGACCGATTGATGAGTGCAGCTATCTGATCGTCGTCCGCTTCGTAGTGGATGTCCTGTTGGAAGCTGCCGGGCTCCTGGAAACCATCGACGGAAGTGGTCTCTTGGTTACTGTGATGCAGGACCGTGGCCACACGTCCGTCGGCGTAAAACTCGCAGGTCACCGGGAACGGTGCCAGCGGTCCACTGCCGTCCACGTCGATTTTGATGTCGGCACGCTGTCCGGTCGACTGAACGTTCTTGTACGCCTCGCACGACAACGAGTTGATGGAGGTGTGACATACGGCACCGCCGTAACCGGTGCCTTTACAATCGCACATGAACTCGACGGAATTTTGTTTGCAGGCTCCGCCGTGCTGACAAGGATTGGGGTTGCAGCGGTCGGACATGCGACAGGAGTCGAAGACGACCTCGTCCGGGCAACAGTATTCATCGCGCGTCCAATCAGTGGGCAACTTGAAGTTGCCGTCGATGCCGATGGTCCTCATGCAACCGATAAATCCGGGGATAAAGGTGCCCGAATACCCTAGGGCAACCGTCACGCCACCACCGATGAAATATTTGGCGCCTGTTTGTATTTTGAGCAGCCTGACGGTTTTCATTGGACGGTAATCCACTGATAAGACAAGACTGTTCTTCTGGATCGTTAACACTACAGAATGCCATCTGCCGTCATTGAAGGCCTCGTCGTAATTGTCGAATACTACTTTCGGATTGTTACCGGTTATCAATTCCACTTTGATTTTGCCTTCTTCCAAGTAAATCTAAAATGAAACGTAtaataaaaggatttattaatatttttgtatacttACAGCAACATAACCTGATGATGCAAAGGCGTGGTACATCAATAAACCGTTGTCTTCGTAAGTTCTGAATGCGAATGAAGCGTTCATTGAGCTCATGCCTTCATATCCATTTAATCTGGCATGTGATCTTCTGGTCAAAAAGGTGACtggaataattggaggttcctgaaatatttaacaataatatcttCCTCTAATTGCCATTAATTCCATTGACTTACAGGGCAAGTCCACATTGTGTTTATTTTCTCGTACTTGTAAGATTCGCCGTACTCGAAGGCTTGTTTCAcgtcttttattaaattggttgAGTTAAGGTACAAATTTTCGATACATCCCGTGTAATTTTGCACCACAACGAGACCTTCTTGCATGTTAGGAACACCACCAACGTAAAACtgaaagtaatattataaaatacaagatTCTAGGTGATTCacctaacttattcattagaagtttatggaaGACGAAAAGAGGTGTACCTTTTTTCATTCTCAATAAACTTCAAATCATTAAGTTAGGTAAATCACCctttatagtaattaatagtGACATACATCTCTGTTCAAATTGAGCCTATTGAATTCTCCTTTAATTTTATCCTGTACAACCACCCTATCCACAGAAAACAGAATGTCTCTTCTGTTGCGAGAGATCACAACGTCGTGCCAAATATTGTCGTCCAACAAGCTACCAACACTCAAGCTGGTAACAATTCCAGAACCCAAGTCAATGTTTAAAAGCATGCGATTTTCTCTCAGCTGGAGCGCTATGTAATCGCCTTGTGTTCCCCTACTGTACAACATAACTCCATTGGGAGCCGTAGTCTTGAATCTAAACCTTATACTCTCTCTAGATGCTGACACCGGATCTCTCAATAAATCTAACCTAAGTAAACTTGTACCATTGAAGTACATGTCGTCAGCCTCTGTAATATGAAAACCAAGTAATTTTAGGCGAGTTGTTTTAAAGCCAGTTGCTAAAGCCTTACCGTACTCACAGCCGAACAACTCTACTCTCATAGATATGCGGTCTCTCCATCTGGTTGGATTAATTCGAATCCATTGAGCAATTATCGGCACTTCGAATTCATTTTTGTACACGGAGTCACCGTCTGAATTACCTCTGAACATCTAGAATTTTGCAATGTGTTGAATTAAAGTGGTTtccattaatttagaaaaactgCTCTTATTGTTTCAGTTTCACTTGTTTTCTTCAGGTGgatgtttttcaattaattttaatgttaaaccaACCTTGTAAAGATAaacttaaaatgaatgaaagaaGTAGAGTCGTTTTCATTCTGAGAAAAGGTAATTGATCAAGAGAAAAAGGTTAAAGTTGTTTACAgtgttattttagtaaaatattttaaacgaaaCTGTTATCAACCTTGTGATAAGAACGTGAATAGGGGCACAACACAGGTTTTGTCTCCTTATTTGACGACAAAAACTATATTGTGCAGTAAGCCCCAATAAATCTATGCACCTCTGTCTCTCCCTGAGAGTCCGTGAAGCTCCTCCATCCTTCACCGTCGTCAGAGAATTGAACCACATATTCCGTGACAAATTCTCTGGTACCACTTCGACCTTGCGTTGCGATCGAACGAATTTCAAACCTTCCACCAAGACtgattgttaaaaaatgaaaatatgtactttcTTCCGGAGTCCAAGCTGATCCACCTAAGTTGGCGAGTAAGAAAATGTATGTAGTTAGTGTAGTGAGGGTGAAATGAACGTTAACTTTACGAACACATCTTAACGTTAAAGTGATGCGGCGCAGATCGAGTGTTAGTCAAGCATTAATTACAGTTACAGCAAGCAAGCAACAGTTTTCAGACGTACATATAGGCAAGCAAACATGCAACTAACTGGTTGGTTGGTTTTACACACTGTATACTCACAAATACAAGTGAATAACTAAAGCGGGGAAcgggaacaaaaaaaaaaaaaaacaaaaaaaaaaaaacaaaagaaaacaaaacaaaaacaatgagaacttttatacaatatggATGAAATGAT
Encoded here:
- the LOC109598518 gene encoding neurexin-4 isoform X1; the encoded protein is MENYIIYLVLFIFIQKTTAEFYNEYECNQPLLERAVLKATSSMAERGPQNAVLYGGSAWTPEESTYFHFLTISLGGRFEIRSIATQGRSGTREFVTEYVVQFSDDGEGWRSFTDSQGETEMFRGNSDGDSVYKNEFEVPIIAQWIRINPTRWRDRISMRVELFGCEYEADDMYFNGTSLLRLDLLRDPVSASRESIRFRFKTTAPNGVMLYSRGTQGDYIALQLRENRMLLNIDLGSGIVTSLSVGSLLDDNIWHDVVISRNRRDILFSVDRVVVQDKIKGEFNRLNLNRDFYVGGVPNMQEGLVVVQNYTGCIENLYLNSTNLIKDVKQAFEYGESYKYEKINTMWTCPEPPIIPVTFLTRRSHARLNGYEGMSSMNASFAFRTYEDNGLLMYHAFASSGYVAIYLEEGKIKVELITGNNPKVVFDNYDEAFNDGRWHSVVLTIQKNSLVLSVDYRPMKTVRLLKIQTGAKYFIGGGVTVALGYSGTFIPGFIGCMRTIGIDGNFKLPTDWTRDEYCCPDEVVFDSCRMSDRCNPNPCQHGGACKQNSVEFMCDCKGTGYGGAVCHTSINSLSCEAYKNVQSTGQRADIKIDVDGSGPLAPFPVTCEFYADGRVATVLHHSNQETTSVDGFQEPGSFQQDIHYEADDDQIAALINRSTTCKQHIQYACKNARLLNSPSEEGNFHPFSWWVSRHNQKMDYWGGALPGSRKCECGISGTCIDPTKWCNCDAASDIWQVDSGDILEKENLPVKQLRFGDTGSALDEREGRYTLGPLLCEGDDLFNNVVTFRISDATINLPTFDMGHSGDIYFEFRTAVENAVLFHSKGPEDYIKLSIVSGNQLQFQYQAGSGPMAVIRETSYKLADDQWHSVLVERNRKEAMIVVDGALKAEVREPPGPVRALHLTSELVIGASIDYRDGFTGCIRALLINGQHVDLRRYSRMGLYGITEGCVGKCGSNPCLNNGTCHERYDGYWCDCRWTAFKGPICADEIGVNLRQSSLVKYEFDGSWRSTISEHIRVGFTTTNPKGFLLGFSSNISGEFLTIMVSNSGHLRVVFDFGFERQEVIYPEKHFGLGQFHDLRLSRKNAGATLVMQVDNYEPKEFNFNIKASADAQFNNIQYMYIGKNESMTEGFIGCISRVEFDDIYPLKLLFQQEGPGNVKSLGTPLTEDYCGVEPITHPPNIVETRPPPIVDEDKLRKAYNQTDSAILGSILAIIFLALVILAVVIGRYLHRHKGEYLTQEDAGADSAIDPDEAVVHGTTGHHVQKKKEWFI
- the LOC109598518 gene encoding neurexin-4 isoform X3, whose translation is MFRGNSDGDSVYKNEFEVPIIAQWIRINPTRWRDRISMRVELFGCEYEADDMYFNGTSLLRLDLLRDPVSASRESIRFRFKTTAPNGVMLYSRGTQGDYIALQLRENRMLLNIDLGSGIVTSLSVGSLLDDNIWHDVVISRNRRDILFSVDRVVVQDKIKGEFNRLNLNRDFYVGGVPNMQEGLVVVQNYTGCIENLYLNSTNLIKDVKQAFEYGESYKYEKINTMWTCPEPPIIPVTFLTRRSHARLNGYEGMSSMNASFAFRTYEDNGLLMYHAFASSGYVAIYLEEGKIKVELITGNNPKVVFDNYDEAFNDGRWHSVVLTIQKNSLVLSVDYRPMKTVRLLKIQTGAKYFIGGGVTVALGYSGTFIPGFIGCMRTIGIDGNFKLPTDWTRDEYCCPDEVVFDSCRMSDRCNPNPCQHGGACKQNSVEFMCDCKGTGYGGAVCHTSINSLSCEAYKNVQSTGQRADIKIDVDGSGPLAPFPVTCEFYADGRVATVLHHSNQETTSVDGFQEPGSFQQDIHYEADDDQIAALINRSTTCKQHIQYACKNARLLNSPSEEGNFHPFSWWVSRHNQKMDYWGGALPGSRKCECGISGTCIDPTKWCNCDAASDIWQVDSGDILEKENLPVKQLRFGDTGSALDEREGRYTLGPLLCEGDDLFNNVVTFRISDATINLPTFDMGHSGDIYFEFRTAVENAVLFHSKGPEDYIKLSIVSGNQLQFQYQAGSGPMAVIRETSYKLADDQWHSVLVERNRKEAMIVVDGALKAEVREPPGPVRALHLTSELVIGASIDYRDGFTGCIRALLINGQHVDLRRYSRMGLYGITEGCVGKCGSNPCLNNGTCHERYDGYWCDCRWTAFKGPICADEIGVNLRQSSLVKYEFDGSWRSTISEHIRVGFTTTNPKGFLLGFSSNISGEFLTIMVSNSGHLRVVFDFGFERQEVIYPEKHFGLGQFHDLRLSRKNAGATLVMQVDNYEPKEFNFNIKASADAQFNNIQYMYIGKNESMTEGFIGCISRVEFDDIYPLKLLFQQEGPGNVKSLGTPLTEDYCGVEPITHPPNIVETRPPPIVDEDKLRKAYNQTDSAILGSILAIIFLALVILAVVIGRYLHRHKGEYLTQEDAGADSAIDPDEAVVHGTTGHHVQKKKEWFI